One stretch of Saccharopolyspora erythraea DNA includes these proteins:
- a CDS encoding WhiB family transcriptional regulator translates to MADTRRLPGPNADIWDWQIRGSCRGMDSAYFFHPDGERGPARARREAKAKEVCQRCPVLEQCRRHALTVQEPYGIWGGLSESEREVIIKSRKRRVAALAS, encoded by the coding sequence ATGGCGGACACTCGACGTCTTCCAGGACCGAACGCCGATATCTGGGATTGGCAGATACGGGGCTCCTGCAGAGGCATGGACAGCGCGTACTTCTTCCATCCCGACGGCGAACGGGGGCCGGCGCGGGCCCGGCGCGAGGCGAAGGCAAAAGAGGTTTGCCAGCGTTGCCCCGTACTTGAGCAGTGCCGACGGCACGCACTCACGGTGCAGGAGCCGTACGGAATCTGGGGCGGGCTGTCCGAATCCGAACGCGAAGTGATCATAAAGTCCCGCAAGCGCCGGGTCGCCGCGCTGGCCAGCTGA